The Kineococcus rhizosphaerae sequence CAGCGCCCACTGCCGCAGCGCGTCCCGTCGCTGCGGGGTCGGGGTCGTGACGAGCCCGAGGGCGTCGGCGACGGCGCGGGTGTCGTGGTCGACGACCCACCCCAGACCGTGCTCGCGCACGACGTCGGCGCCGCTGCCGACGCCCGCGAACAGCACGGGCGTCCCGCAGGCCGTGGCCGCGAAGATCTTCGTCGGGGACATCAGGTCGTACCCCGTCCCGGGCACCAGGGAGGCGAGCGCCACGTCGGCGCCCGCGAGGAGGGCGGCGGCGCGTTCGGGCGCGACGGTGCCGGGCAGGTCCACCCCGGGCACGGCCAGCGCCCGCAGCCGCGCGACGTCGACGCCACCGCCGACCATCGTCAGCCGCGCGTCGGGGTGCTGCCGGGCGAAGAGCTCGAAGCCGCGCACGAGGACCTCGGCGCCCTGCCACTCGGACATGGTGCCGCTGTAGACGACGCGCAGACCCCGGGCGGCGGCGGGTCCCGCAGCGGGTCCGGCCGCGGGGTGAGTCGCGGGACGGAACACCTCGACGTCGACGCCGTTGCCGACGACGCGGACCCGCGCGGGGTCGACCCCACCGCGCACGACCTCGTCGGCCATGCCGGCGGTGACGGCCAGGACCCGGGCGGCGCCGCGCAGCGCGAGCTGCTCGGCGAGCTCGACGCCCTTGAGGACCGGCCGGGGGGCGCCCGCCGCGACGGCCCCCTGGGACCACACGTCCGGCAGGTAGGACACGTACGGGGTGCCGCGCAGCCGGGAGGTCAGGCGCGTGACGACACCGGTCGTGGGCGGGGGCTCGTGGACGACGACGTCGGGGCGGCGGCCGGTGAGCAGCCGCGCGGTCAGCGGGACGTCGAAGGACAGGTACGGCAGGTAGCCGCGCACGACGCCGTGGCCGTCGCGCAGGACCGGCGCGCGGCGGGTCCGGACGCCGGGGTCGTCGGGCACCGGGCGCCCGGTGGTGGTGAGCACCTCGACCTCGCAGCCGCGCGCGACGAGCGCGCGGGCGAGGGCACGCAGGCGGAACGGCGCGGCCCCCACGTCCGGCGGGTAGGTCCGCGTCGCGATGCGGACCAGCGTCGACACGATCGGTGACCCTACCCACCGGCCAGGTGATCATCGACGCGCCGCACCCGGCGCTCGCTCGTGCCGCGGCCGGTGGCGGGAGGAGAGGTAGTAGCACCAAGAGCTGATTGCCGCTCGTACCGGGCCCGCGAGTCCATGGAGCCGTCCGACAGACGACGAAGGGAACCTCTCGTGAAGCGCATCCTCCTCGTGGCCGGCGCGGCGACCGCCGCGGTCGTGCCCGCGGTCCTCGGCCTGACCGGCAACCCCGCTCTCAGCCGCAGCGTCCCGGTGCAGGTGCCGGCTGCGGTGGCGACGGCCCTGCCCCCCACCGCGACCGGTTCGGCCACCGCGACCGTCGACGACCACGGCGGGGACCGGGGCCGGGGTCGCGGCTCCGACGACGGCACCGCCGCCGACCACCGCACGACGCCCCGGCCCGTGTCCGTGCCGGCGTCCGTCCCCACCGCCGTCCCCACGTCCGTCCCCACGTCCGTCCCCACCGCTGCGCCGACCACGGACGACCACGGCGGCGACCGCCGGGGTCGCGGTTCCGACGACGGCACGACCGCCGACCACCGGATCACCGCCGCGGGCAGCACCGGGGGGAGCACCCCGAGGAGCACCGCCCCGGCCACCGCGGACGACCACGGCCGCCACGGCGGCGACGACCGGGGGGGCGACCGGGGGGGCGACCGGGGGGGCGACGACCGCGGCCACCGCGGCGGCGACGACCGCGGCGGCGACCGCTGATCCCCGCCGCCCGGGGCAGACTCGCAGGGTGGAGCACGTCAGCACGCCGCCGTGGCAGGTCCTGGCCGACGGCACGCCCCGGGCGGCGGCGGTCGAGGGCCTCAGCCGCCGGCGCCTCGTGACGCAGGTCGTCGCGACGGCCGTCGTCGTGCTCGTCGTCGTCGCGGGCGCGAGCCTGCTGCTGGCCCGGCAGATCGCCGAGCGCGAGGCGGTGAACGCGGCGGCGCAGGTCAGCGACCTGCTGGCCGAGTCCGTGGTCCAGGGCGTCCTCGAGGACGACCTGCTGTCCCCCGACCCGGCCGCGGCCGGACCCGCCCGCGCGCGCCTGGACGCGGTCGTGCGCGAGCGCGTCCTGACGACGGACGCGCTCGTGCGGGTCAAGCTGTGGGACGCCGGCGGGCGGGTCGTGTACTCCGACGAACCCCGCCTCGTCGGGCGGACGTTCGCGCTGGAGGACGAGGAGCTCGAGGCGCTGACCGAACCCCGCCTGGAGGCCGAGGTCACGGACCTGACCCGTCCCGAGAACGAGTTCGAACGCGGCCGCGGCAAGCTCCTGGAGGTCTACCGGCCGGTGTGGACGCCGGGCGCGCAGCCGCTGCTGTTCGAGACGTACACGCGCTACTCGCAGGTCACGACCCGCACGGGGCAGTTGTGGGGCAGTTTCGCGGGCCTGCTGGTGACGAGCCTGCTGCTGCTCGTCGTGCTCCTCGTCCCGCTCCTGCTGACGGTGCTGGACCGGCTGCGGCGCAGCCAGTCCCAGCGCGAGGCCCTGCTGCAGGACGCGGTGGGGGCCTCGGCCCTGGAGCGCCGGCGGATCGCGGCGACCCTGCACGACGGGGTCGTGCAGCAGCTCGTGGCGGCCTCGTACTCGGTGTCGGCGTCGGCGGCGCGAGCGGGCGGGGACCCCGAGCTGGCCGCACCGCTGGACCGGGCGGCGTCGGTCGTGCGCGACTCCATCGCGGGGCTGCGTTCGCTGCTGGTCGACATCTACCCCCCGAGCCTGTCCAGCGCGGGGCTGGCCGCGGCCGTGGGCGACCTGGCGGACTCGGTGCGCTCGCACGGGCTGGCCCTCGACCTGCGCCTGCCCGGTCCGGGGCTGCCCAGCGGCCTGGACGAGGCCGGGGAACGGCTGGTGTTCCAGGTGGCGCAGGAGACCGTGCGCAACGCCGTCCGGCACGCGCGGGCCACGACCGTCGGCGTCCACCTCGACTACGGGCCCGAAGGGGTCCGGCTGGAGGTGGCCGACGACGGGGTCGGCTTCGACGCCAGCACCCGGACCGGGGCCGCCGACGAGGGCCACTTCGGCCTGCGGCTGCTGCCCGACCTGGCCCGCCAGTCCGGTGCGCGGCTCCTGCTGGCCACGGCCCCCGGCGCGGGGACCCGATGGGCCCTGGAGGTGCGGACCTCGTGGACCAGGTGATCCGGGTGCTGGTCGTCGACGACCACCGGCTCGTGCGGGCCGGTCTGGTCGCGCTGCTGTCCGCCGAGGAGGACCTCGTCGTGGTCGGTGAGGCGTCCGACGGCGCCGAGGCCGTCGACGTCGCGACGGCGACGGCACCGGACGTCGTCCTCATGGACCTGTCGATGCCCGGGGTGGACGGGGTGAGCGCCACGGCCGCGGTGCTGGCCGTCCTGCCCTCGACGGCCGTCGTGGTCCTGACGTCGTTCATCGACCAGGCGCAGGTCCGCCGGGCCCTGGACGCCGGAGCCGTGGGGTACCTGCTGAAGGACGCCGAACCGCGCGACGTGCTGGCGGGGGTCCGCGCGGCGGCCGCCGGGCACGCCCCCCTGGACCCGCGGGTGACGCGGGCGCTGCTGCCCTCCCGGCGGGCTCAGGACCCGGCCGCCGGGCTCAGCGAGCGCGAGCGCGAGGTGCTGGGGCTCGTCGCGCAGGGACTGGCCAACAAGCAGATCGCGCGGACGCTGGGGATCAGCGAGCACACCGTCAAGGTGCACGTCGGGAAGGTGCTGCGCGTGCTCGGGGTCAGCGGCCGGACCGCGGCCGCGGTGTGGGCGCGGGAGAACCTCTAGGGTCGGCCCGTGAGCCGACGACGCCTCGACTTCGTCCTCGCCGTCGACTCCGGCGGCACGGGGACCCGGGTGGGCTGCTTCGCCCTCGACGGCCGCCTCCTGGCGAGCGCGACCGGTCCCGGCGGCGCCCACCAGCACGACGACACGGCCGCGGCGAACCTCACGGGCACGGTCGCGGCCGCCCTGGACGGGCTCGACCCCGCCGGCGCGCGGGCGTTCGCCGCCGGGGTCTCGGGGATCGCCCGCGCGGGGTCGAACCAGGGTGGTCTCACCGCGGACGAGGCCCGCGCGTTCTACCCGCTGCCGGATCTGGCGTGCCCGACGGTCTTCGTCAACGACGCGGTCGTCGCCCACCGCGGGGCGCTCGCGGGCCGGGCGGGCGTCGTCGTGGTCGCCGGGACGGGGTCGATGGTCCTGGCGATCGACGTCGACGGCCGGGAGGTCGAGAGCGGGCAGTTCCAGCACTACGCGGGCGGGGCGCGGCACGTCGTGTTCGACGCCGTGCACCGGTTGCTGACCGGACCGGCCGACCCCGCCGACGCCGGGCTGCGGGCCCGGGTCGAGGACCACTTCGGCGGCCCGGACCTGCGGACCCGGCTGCTGGCGCTGGCGGAGTCGGGGTACAACGACGTCAAGCGGCGCTACGGCGACCTGGCCCCGGCGGTGACCGCGCTCGCCGGCTCCTCCCCGGTCGCGGACCGGGCCCTGCGCAGCCTCGCCGACGCCACCGCCACCGGCGTCCTGCTGCTCGCGCCGCTGACGGGAGTCGACCCGGTGCCGGTGGGGTGCGTGGGCTCGCTCGCCGAGGACCCCGCGTTCCGGGTGCGGTTGGGCGACGCCCTCGCCGGCTCGCGCGCCGAGCTCGTCCCGACGCAGCTCGGCGCGCTGGGCGGTGCGGCCTTCACGGCCCTGCAGCTCGCGGGGGTGCGCGTGGATCCCGCTGTCCTCGACCGCCTGCGGACGGGCATGCTCGGAGCGTGACGACGCGCGGAGTCCTGCGGAGCTGGGCCGAGGAGGAGGGCTGGGGCGTCGTCGACAGCCCGCAGACCCCCGGCGGCTGCTGGGTGCACTGCTCGGCCCTCGCGGTGGGGGACGGTCCCCGCGTCGGTCAGGAGCTGGCCTTCACCTTCGAGGCGGTGCGGGACCAGGACGGCTACCGGTTCCGGGTCCTGCGCGCGTGGCCCGCCGACGGGCCCCCTCGCCGGACCCCGGGGACGACCGTCGTCGACGACCGCAGCGGCGCGTTCACCTCGACGCTGACCCTGTCGTTCGACGACGGGACCCCGGACACGACGACGCACTGGCCGCCCGAGCCCGAACCCGTCCTCGGCACGGTGACCGTCACGGTGTTCGCCCGGGAACCGGGCCGCAACGAGGTGCGGGTCGAGAGCGCGGGGACGCTGGACGAGGACCTGATCGACGCCGCCGTCGCGGAGCTGCGCAGGGTCCGCACCGAGCTGCCCTGACGGGACGGTTGCGTGCGCTGGCTCTGGCCCCACCGGCGGGAACGGTCCGGATCGGCCCGTTTCCCACGATGCACCGCGGGTGGAGCCAGAGCCGGCGCACACCTCAGGCGCCCGGGGCCCCCGTCAGGCCCGACAGCTCCGCCTGCACCGCGAAGTCCGGCACCCGCGCGACCACCTCGTCGAACGTCCCGACGTCGACGACCCGCCCGGCCTCCAGCAGCACCACGGCGTCGCAGTCGCGCACGGTCGCCAGGCGGTGGGCGACGACGAGGACCGTCACGTCGTCGTGCAGCCCCGCGACGGTGGCGGTCACGGCGGCCTCGGTGGAGGCGTCCAGCGCGGACGTCGCCTCGTCCAGGACGAGGACCGTCGGGTCGGTGTAGAGGGCGCGGGCGATCCCGAGCCGCTGCCGCTGCCCGCCCGACAGCCGCAGCCCCCGCTCCCCGACGGGGGTGGCGGTGCCCTGCGGCAGGCCCGCGACGACGTCGGTGAGCTGGGCCGCGTCGAGCACCTCGCGCACCCGCGCCACGTCGACGTCGGACGGGCGCCAGGACAGCGCGACGTTCGCGGCGACGTCGGCGTCGAGCAGCGCCACCTCCTGCGGGACGTAGCCGACGCGGCCGCGCCAGGCGGCCACGACGTCGGACAGTTCGTGGCCCCCGACCCGCACGTGGCCCGAGGAGGGTTCCAGCAGCCCGAGGACGACGTCCACGAGCGTCGACTTGCCCGACCCCGAGCGCCCCACGACGGCGACGCGCGCCCCCGCCGGGACGCGCAGCGAGACCCCGTCCAGGGCGGGCCGGTCGCTGCCGGGGTAGGTGAACGTCACGTCGTCGAGGACGATCTCGACGGCCCCCGCGGCCAGCCCCGCGGGGTCGACCGGGGCGAACTCGGGGCGGGTCGGGCCGGCGGCTCCGGTCTCCCGCAGGGCGTCGAGCACCTCGTGCGCGTTGGGTTCGTGGGCGTGCATGGTGGCGAACACCGACTGCAGCCGCGTCAGGCACGGCACGACGCGGAACCCGGCGACGGCGAACAGCCCGATCGCCGAGACGGCCTCGGTGACCCCCTGGGTGAGGACGGCGACCCCGCCGACGACGAGGAAGCCGCCCAGCAGCGCGGCCTCGAGCACGAACCGCGGCCCGACGGAGTAGAAGAACGCCATCCCGCGCGCCCGCGAGCTGCCGGCCCGGACCTCGCGCGCGACCCCGGCGAGCTGCTCGCCGCGCCCGCGCAGGGTGATCTCCTTGGTCGTCGCGAACGACTCCTGCACGAGGCGGATCGTGTCCACGCTGGCCGACGTCGCCAGCCGGCCCGCCGCCGCGGCGCGCTTGGCGATCACCGAGTACAGGAGCACGGCGACGAGCCCGAAGTAGACGGCGGCGACGATCGCGGTCTGCCACGCGGCGACGAGGACGACGACCCCGACCGCGACGAGGGAGGCGACCTCGGCGACCAGGCTGGAGAACGGCATGAGGAAGCCGTTGAACGCCTGGTTCAGCGACTCGTCGACCGTGCGGACCGCGCGCGCCGAGGAGGCCCGCAGCCGGTAGGCCCAGGACGCGGACAGGTAGGCGCGTACGAGCCGGTCGGCGACGTCGACCTCGTGCTCGGCGAACCGCACCACGCCCCAGCGCACGAGCGCGAGCTGCGTCAGGGACTTGACGACCAGCAGCAGGCTCGCGACGCAGATCAGGACGATGAGCTGCACCGTGGAGACGCGGTCGCCGAGGACCGGCAGGGCCAGGGCCAGCTGCCCGTTCCCGCTGACCGCGGCGGGCAGCAGCACCGCCAGCAACCCGAGGGCGGCCACGTCGAAGACGCTGAGCAGCGCCTGGGCGGTGCAGTAGACCGCCACGAACCGCGAGCTGCCGGCCGGCAGGAGCGAGAGCAGCGTGCGGACCGTCGACAGCAGGGACTTCACGCGCGTCATCCTCGCCGATGCACGACCCGGGTCGCGGGACCGGCCATGATGGACGGGCCGTGACGACCTCAGCCGACTCCCCCGCGCCCACCCCGCAGCGTCCCGCTCCGGGGTTCGACCACACGTGGGTCGTGGTGCCCCTGTTCTGCGAGGCGGCCGTCATCGGCGACGTCGTGCGCGGGCTGCGCACGACGTTCCGGCACGTCGTGTGCGTCGACGACGGCAGCAGCGACGCCTCGGCCGAGCAGGCCGAGGCCGCGGGCGCGGTCGTGGTCCGGCACGCCGTGAACCTCGGGCAGGGCGCGGCGCTGCAGACGGGGATCGCCTACGCCCTGCGCGACCCGCTGACCCGCTCGGTGGTGACGTTCGACGCCGACGGCCAGCACCGCGTCGAGGACGCCGCCGCCATGGTCGTGCGGTTGCACGCCGAGGACCTCGACGTCGTGTTCGGCACCCGCTTCCTCGACGGCCGGACGGAGCTGGACCCGTTGCGGCGGGTGGTGCTGCGCGCGGCCGTCGTCTACACGAACCGGACGACGGGCATGCGGCTGACCGACGCCCACAACGGTCTGCGGGTGTTCTCCCGGGCCGGGGCGGCGGCGCTGCGGATCCGGCACAACCGGATGGCGCACGCCAGCGAGATCGTCCACCAGGTGGGCCGCTCGGACCTGCGCTGGGCCGAGCAGCCCGTGCACGTCCTGTACACCGACTACTCGCGCTCCAAGGGCCAGTCGCTGCTGAACAGCGTCAACATCCTCGTCGAAACGCTGCTGGGCTAGGGGTCGTCGTGCTCGTCATCCAGGTCCTGCTCATCGCGGTCGTGCTCGTCGTCGGCGTGTTCCTCGTCCGCAGCACCGCGGGCGCCCGCCACCAGGCCGTGCGGCGGCTGCTGCTGGCGGCGCTCGTGGCGCTGGCGGTGGCCAGCATCCTCGTGCCGACCGCGGTGACGGCCGTCGCGAACGTCGTGGGCGTCGGGCGCGGCGCGGACCTGCTGCTGTACGGGCTGGTGATCGCGTTCCTGGGGTTCGTCGTGTCGTCCTACCGGCGCTCGAAGGCGCTGGAGGAGACCGTCACGCAGCTCGCGCGGCGCCTGGCGCTCGACGAGGCCGTGACACCGGAACAGGCCCGCCACCGCGAGGGTGACGGGCCTGCTCAGGAGGGCTGACGCGCGCCGTTGACGAGCGGCGCAGAGGGTTCGCGCGCCGGCCACGAGGCGGCGCGACGGGTCCGGCCGGGCCTCGACGCTCCGACGCAGTCGTGCGCGGCGAGGGCCGGGCGGGCCCGTCCCCTGCGCCGCTGAGGAGCGGCGCAGAGGACGCGCCGGCGACGAGGCGGCGCGACGGGGTCGACCGGGCCTCGACGCTCCGACGCAGTCGTGCGCGACGAGGGCCGGGCGGGCCCGTCCCCTGCGCCGCTGAGGAGCGGCGCAGAGGACGACGACCACTCAGCCGACGGCGGAGACGATCTGGTTGTACGCCGCGTCGGAGACCGAGTTCTGGTCGCCGAAGACGAGGACGTCCTCGATGGTCTTGCCGTTGGTCGCGGCGTCGGCCTTGATGACGTCGATGGCGCTCTTGGTGCTCGCGGGCAGCGAGTTCTTGGCCGTGAGCAGCATCGGGCCGCCGGCGTAGGCCAGCAGCGCCGACCCGGACAGGGCGTCGGGCCAGTTCTCGCCGGTCGCGACCCCGACGACGGTCGTGGAGTCCTTGAAGAAGGCGCTGGAGGTGAACTGCTTGGCCACCAGGGAGGCCGTCTCGTAGCGGTCGGGGCCGGCGAGCTCGGCCCAGCCGGTCTGGTACTTGCGCACGGCGGTCACCGCGACGCCGCCGACGGCGAGCTTGGTGTCGAAGGTGCGCGAGGAGAGGTAGCCCTGGGTGGTGGGGCCGAGGTTGGTGCCGTCGCTGAGCAGGACGGCCCCGATGCTGTGGTTGGAGTCGGTGTCGACGACGCCCATGAGGGCCCCGGCGGCCAGGCCGTCGGGGAAGTTCCAGGCGTTGACGACCGAGACGGTGCTGGCGCTGGGCAGCAGCTTGGCGATCTCGACGGCCGTGCCGAGGCGGTCGGCGCCGAACACGCGCCGGGTCGGGAAGCCGAGGGCCTTGACCGAGTCCTCGACGCCGCTGGACAGGGCGTTGCCGTCGCCGAGCAGGTACACGGTGCCGCCGGGCTTGAGGACGTCCTTGATCGCGGCGGCGACCTCGGGGTTCAGCGCCGTGCGGGACGTGAGCAGCAGCGGGCCGCCCTTGTCGGAGGCCAGCGGCGCGCCGGCGAGGGCGTCGGCGTAGGTGTCGGAGCGGGTGAGCACGACGGCGTCGGCCCGCTGCCCGGAGAAGGACTTCGAGGCGGCGATGGCCGTCCCGAAGCGGTCGGCGCCGTAGACGCGGCTGGCCTGGGCGGCCTTGAGGTCGACGCCCGGGGACGCGGTGGCGGGGCCGGCGGCGGCCACGAGGGCCGTGCTCAGCGCGAGGGCCGCGGTGAGGCCGAGGGTGCGGGGACGCAGGCGCATGGTGACCTTCCGGAGGGGACGTGCCGTGGCTCATGGTCTCGACCCCGAACGGCCGATGCTTGAGTCGCGGAGTGTCACGTGTTCAACCACCTGTGACCCTCCCGGCTCACCGGCACCCTACCCACACGCTCCACCGGCCGGTGTCGTCCGGACGGCAGAGCGTGTTCTCAGAGTGCGTGCGGGTCGCTACTGTGCGCTCCATGCGGATGACTGTCATCGGATGTGGGTACCTCGGCGCCGTCCATGCCGCGTGCATGGCCGAGCTGGGGCACGAGGTCATCGGGATCGACGTCGACCCTGAGAAGGTCGCGGCCCTGCAGGCCGCTCGCGCACCGTTCTACGAACCGGGGCTGCCCGAACTGCTCGAGCGCACCATGGCCACCGGCCGCCTGCGCTTCACCACCGACATGGCCGAGGCCGCCGGCTCGGCCGTGCACTTCGTCTGCGTCGGCACCCCGCAGAAGCGGGGCGAGTTCGCGGCCGACATGAAGTACGTCGACTCCGCCGTGGACAGCCTGCTGCCGCACGTGGCCGCCGGGGAGCTCGTCATCGGCAAGTCCACCGTGCCCGTCGGCACCGCGGCCCGGCTGGCCGCCAAGGTCGCCGACGCCGAGCCGGGTGCGGCGCTGGCCTGGAACCCCGAGTTCCTGCGCGAGGGCCACGCCGTGGAGGACACCCTGACCCCCGACCGCCTCGTCTACGGCGTGCCCGGCGGGCAGGGCACCACCGAGGGCAAGGCCGCCAAGGCCCTGCTCGACGAGGTCTACGCCACCCCGCTCAAGCGCGGGACGCCGCTGATCGTCACCGACTACCAGACCGCCGAGCTCGTCAAGGTCGCCGCGAACTCCTTCCTGGCCACCAAGATCTCGTTCATCAACGCGATGGCCGAGCTGTGCGAGAAGGTCAACGCCGACGTCACCCAGCTCGCCGACGCCATCGGCCACGACGACCGCATCGGCCGCAAGTTCCTCAACGCCGGGCTCGGCTTCGGCGGCGGCTGCCTGCCCAAGGACATCCGCGCGTTCATGGCCCGCGCCGGGGAGCTCGGCGCCGACCAGACCCTGACGTTCCTGCGCGAGGTCGACTCGATCAACATGCGCCGCCGCATCCGCATGGTGGACCTGGCCCGTGAGGTGTGCGACGGCTCCCTCATCGGCAAGCGGGTCGCCGTCCTGGGCGCCGCGTTCAAGCCGCTGTCGGACGACATCCGCGACTCCCCGGCGCTGAACGTGGCCGCGCAGATCCGCCTGCAGGGCGGTGACGTCGTGCTCACCGACCCGGCGGCCCTGGACAACGCGCGCAAGGCCGTGCCGGACATCTCCTACGCCGACACCGTCGAGGAGGCCGTCCGCGGCGCCGACGTGGTGCTGCTGCTGACGGAGTGGAAGGAGTACCGCGACCTGGAGCCGGCCACGATCTCGGGGCTGGTCAAGGAGAAGCGGATCCTCGACGGCCGCAACGCCCTGGACCCCGGCCGCTGGCGCGCCGCGGGCTGGACGTACCGCGCGCTGGGCCGTCCGCGCGCCTGACGCCCACCCGTCTGCGCCGACGCCCGGTCCCCTCGTGGGGCCGGGCGTCGACGCGTCCGGAGGGCGTGTGCAGGATCGACGCACTCATCAGCGGACACGCCGACGGGAATGGCCCTGCGCCCGGCGTGTCGAGGGATGAGCGCATCGATCCTGCTCGGCTGACCTGAGTCGTCACCGTAGGTGAGGCTAAGCTCACCTCGTGCCCCCTCCCCCGTCGCACCGCGCCCTGCCCCGCCGCCGGCTCCTGACGCTGCTCGCCGCCACGGCCGGCGCTCCGGCGCTCGTCGCGTGCGGTGGCGCCGCCGACCGCCCCGCGACGGCCGCAGCCCCGTCGGGCACCGGGTCACCCTCCGCCGCACCCTCCGCCGCGCCCCCGGACGGCACCTGGGTCACCCCCCGCGACCTGCCGGCCGGCTGGGGCAGCGGGCAGGCGGACGGCGTCTTCCCCCGCACCGTGACGCACGCGGCGGGGCGGACGACGATCGAGCGGGCCCCCGCGCGCGTCGTCGTCATCTCGACCGGCCAGCTGGACGCGGTCCTGACCCTGGGGCTCGTCCCCGTCGGCGCGACCGCCGGCGAGGGGGCCGAGGTGGTGCCCGCCTACCTCGCGGAGGCGTTCGGCGGGTCCGCGGCGGCGCTGGGGGCGATCACCGAGCTCGGCAGCCGCGTCGAGCCGAACCTGGAGGCCCTCGCCGCGCTCGCTCCCGACCTCGTGCTCGTCAACGCCGCCGGCAAGGACGCCGGGCCGTTGCAGCAGAAGCTGTCGGCGATCGCCCCCACCGTGGTCACGCGGGGGACGGGGCTGTACTGGAAGCAGGACTTCCAGCTGCTGGCGGACGCGCTGGGCCGGCGCGAGCAGGCCCGGGCCCGGCTGGTGGAGCACCAGGAGCGCGCGGCCGCGCTCGGGACCGCGCTCGGCGGCGCGCCGACCGTCTCGCTCCTGCGCAAGAACGGTGACCGGGTCCGCGTCTTCGGCGTCGCCTCGTTCAGCGGCTCGGTGGTCGAGGACGCGGGCTTGCCGCGCCCGCCGGGGCAGGGCTTCACCGACGACACCTCCCGCGACATCAGCCTGGAGGAACTCGCCCTCGTCGACGGCGACCACCTCTTCTACGCCGCCCAGGGCGGGGACGAGACCGAGCTCACCCGCCTGCCCCTGTGGCCCACCCTGCCCGTCGTCGCGGCGGGCCGGGCCGTCGAGGTCGACGACGACACGTTCTTCCTGAACACCGGCCCGACCGCCGCGCGCCGGGTGCTCGACCGGCTGGAGGCGGACCTGAGGACGTGAGCGCGACGCTCACCCCGTCCCGCGCCCGGCCCGTTCCCGGTAGGCGCTGGGGCTCAGTCCGTGCGCGCGGCGGAACCGGCGGGAGAAGTACAGGGGGTCGGCGAAACCCGCGGCCCGCGCGACGGCGGCGACGGGACGGGCGCTGACGTCGAGGAGCTCGGCCGCGAGGTCGAGGCGGCGGCGCTCGACGTGCCGCTGCGGCGGGACCCCGACCTGCTCGGCGAACACGTGCGCGAACCGGGACGGCGACATCCCCGCCACCTCGGCCAGCGCCGGCACGGACAGGTCCCCGTCGAGGTGGGTGTCGACGTGCTCGAGCACCCGCGCGACGACGGGGCCGACCCCGGAGGGCGCCTGCCGGGCGTCGGCGACGAGCAGCAGCGCGCGTTCGAGGCAGTTCATCGCCAGCCGGTCGGACACCGGCCGTCCGGTGCGGCGGTGGGCCAGGGCCTCGGCGAACGCGGTTCCCACCGCGTCCCGGTGGGTGGGCGGGACGCCGATGCGGTGCAGCCCCTCGCCCTCGAGCAGCGGTCGCCACTCCGGCCGGATGACGGCGTGCGCCCAGTGGAACTCCCAGTGGCGGGCACCGGCCCGCACCGCGTAGTCGTGCGGGACGGCCGGCGGGACGACGACGAGGTCCCCCGGCTCCGCGACGACCTCGCTCCGCCCCACCCGGAACCGTCCGCTGCCGGCCAGGGTCAGGGTGAGCATCCACTCCGGCCGTCCGCGCGGGCGCAGGACCCGGTACCCGGGGACCTCGTCGAAGCGCCCCAGCACGATCCGTCGCCCCGGGGCGGGCAACCCGTCGTCGGGGTCTACGCGCACAGCAGGATCTTCCAGGTCCTCGGCACGTCTGTCGATGGTAGACGCCCCGGTCGGCGAGCAGGCTGGCTCCATGAGCGACGACGCCGACAGCGCCTACGCCCGCGACGGGTACGTCCTGGTCCGCGGCCTGTTCTCCCGCGAGGAGGCGGCCGACTGGTACGCGCACGCGCACCACCTCGGCGCGACCCGGACCGCGGAGTTCGCCTCCGCGCAGGAGTTCGACCCCACCTCCGAGGACCCGCTGCGCCGCCGGCCGCGACTCCTGCAGCCGCACCTCGGCGACGAACGCAGCCGGCAGTTCCTGCTCGACCAGCGGCTGCGCCGGGCCCTGGTCCACCTGCTGGGCGAG is a genomic window containing:
- a CDS encoding glycosyltransferase family 2 protein; protein product: MTTSADSPAPTPQRPAPGFDHTWVVVPLFCEAAVIGDVVRGLRTTFRHVVCVDDGSSDASAEQAEAAGAVVVRHAVNLGQGAALQTGIAYALRDPLTRSVVTFDADGQHRVEDAAAMVVRLHAEDLDVVFGTRFLDGRTELDPLRRVVLRAAVVYTNRTTGMRLTDAHNGLRVFSRAGAAALRIRHNRMAHASEIVHQVGRSDLRWAEQPVHVLYTDYSRSKGQSLLNSVNILVETLLG
- a CDS encoding DUF2304 domain-containing protein yields the protein MLVIQVLLIAVVLVVGVFLVRSTAGARHQAVRRLLLAALVALAVASILVPTAVTAVANVVGVGRGADLLLYGLVIAFLGFVVSSYRRSKALEETVTQLARRLALDEAVTPEQARHREGDGPAQEG
- a CDS encoding cell wall-binding repeat-containing protein — its product is MRLRPRTLGLTAALALSTALVAAAGPATASPGVDLKAAQASRVYGADRFGTAIAASKSFSGQRADAVVLTRSDTYADALAGAPLASDKGGPLLLTSRTALNPEVAAAIKDVLKPGGTVYLLGDGNALSSGVEDSVKALGFPTRRVFGADRLGTAVEIAKLLPSASTVSVVNAWNFPDGLAAGALMGVVDTDSNHSIGAVLLSDGTNLGPTTQGYLSSRTFDTKLAVGGVAVTAVRKYQTGWAELAGPDRYETASLVAKQFTSSAFFKDSTTVVGVATGENWPDALSGSALLAYAGGPMLLTAKNSLPASTKSAIDVIKADAATNGKTIEDVLVFGDQNSVSDAAYNQIVSAVG
- a CDS encoding nucleotide sugar dehydrogenase, which gives rise to MRMTVIGCGYLGAVHAACMAELGHEVIGIDVDPEKVAALQAARAPFYEPGLPELLERTMATGRLRFTTDMAEAAGSAVHFVCVGTPQKRGEFAADMKYVDSAVDSLLPHVAAGELVIGKSTVPVGTAARLAAKVADAEPGAALAWNPEFLREGHAVEDTLTPDRLVYGVPGGQGTTEGKAAKALLDEVYATPLKRGTPLIVTDYQTAELVKVAANSFLATKISFINAMAELCEKVNADVTQLADAIGHDDRIGRKFLNAGLGFGGGCLPKDIRAFMARAGELGADQTLTFLREVDSINMRRRIRMVDLAREVCDGSLIGKRVAVLGAAFKPLSDDIRDSPALNVAAQIRLQGGDVVLTDPAALDNARKAVPDISYADTVEEAVRGADVVLLLTEWKEYRDLEPATISGLVKEKRILDGRNALDPGRWRAAGWTYRALGRPRA
- a CDS encoding iron-siderophore ABC transporter substrate-binding protein, producing the protein MPPPPSHRALPRRRLLTLLAATAGAPALVACGGAADRPATAAAPSGTGSPSAAPSAAPPDGTWVTPRDLPAGWGSGQADGVFPRTVTHAAGRTTIERAPARVVVISTGQLDAVLTLGLVPVGATAGEGAEVVPAYLAEAFGGSAAALGAITELGSRVEPNLEALAALAPDLVLVNAAGKDAGPLQQKLSAIAPTVVTRGTGLYWKQDFQLLADALGRREQARARLVEHQERAAALGTALGGAPTVSLLRKNGDRVRVFGVASFSGSVVEDAGLPRPPGQGFTDDTSRDISLEELALVDGDHLFYAAQGGDETELTRLPLWPTLPVVAAGRAVEVDDDTFFLNTGPTAARRVLDRLEADLRT
- a CDS encoding helix-turn-helix domain-containing protein gives rise to the protein MRVDPDDGLPAPGRRIVLGRFDEVPGYRVLRPRGRPEWMLTLTLAGSGRFRVGRSEVVAEPGDLVVVPPAVPHDYAVRAGARHWEFHWAHAVIRPEWRPLLEGEGLHRIGVPPTHRDAVGTAFAEALAHRRTGRPVSDRLAMNCLERALLLVADARQAPSGVGPVVARVLEHVDTHLDGDLSVPALAEVAGMSPSRFAHVFAEQVGVPPQRHVERRRLDLAAELLDVSARPVAAVARAAGFADPLYFSRRFRRAHGLSPSAYRERAGRGTG